A section of the Arabiibacter massiliensis genome encodes:
- the murD gene encoding UDP-N-acetylmuramoyl-L-alanine--D-glutamate ligase, translating into MERIDLIEGRKHAPRRLGRVLVLGLGKSGRAAVDYLLPLLGGRVEALAVAAGARTPASEEFAARACAAGAIADFEDAAVGALAERAGGGFELCVASPGIPESSALYASAAAVSAEVVSEVEFAWRESAADSRWAAVTGTNGKTTATALLAHVLAAAGFDAHAVGNIGDPCIAQVGAGGAEVYAAEVSSYQLASTRLFAPDVAVLLNITPDHLHWHGSFEAYRDAKLKLLANLSQVPGAVAVLDAVNDVVRAEARRLRALPAGERGFSYVPVGTAAGLSGDMRAACGSENAAFLAADGALTVALGGVEHLLARSDELLVKGEHNASNALAAAAAALALGADADAVAEALRTFPALEHRIEPCGEVGGACCYNDSKATNVDATLKALEAFPEARPLVLLGGDDKGTDLKPLVAATHARARAAVCFGAAGARFEEAFSQAADRAPEDFRLMRAAHLADALDAALALAGPGDVVLLSPACASFDEFGSFEERGRAFKELVARRSAGAR; encoded by the coding sequence ATGGAGCGCATCGACCTCATCGAGGGAAGGAAGCACGCGCCGCGCCGTCTCGGGCGCGTGCTCGTTTTAGGGCTCGGCAAGAGCGGGCGGGCGGCGGTGGACTACCTGCTGCCGCTGCTCGGGGGGCGCGTGGAGGCGCTCGCCGTGGCGGCGGGCGCGCGCACGCCGGCCTCCGAGGAGTTCGCGGCGCGCGCGTGCGCGGCCGGCGCGATCGCCGATTTCGAGGACGCGGCCGTGGGCGCCTTGGCCGAGCGGGCGGGCGGCGGCTTCGAGCTGTGCGTGGCGAGCCCGGGCATCCCCGAGTCCTCGGCGCTGTACGCCTCGGCGGCTGCGGTGTCGGCCGAGGTGGTGAGCGAGGTGGAGTTCGCCTGGCGCGAGAGCGCCGCGGACAGCCGCTGGGCGGCCGTCACGGGCACGAACGGCAAGACCACCGCTACGGCGCTTCTGGCGCACGTGCTGGCGGCGGCCGGCTTCGACGCTCATGCCGTGGGCAACATCGGCGACCCGTGCATCGCGCAGGTGGGCGCGGGCGGCGCCGAGGTGTACGCGGCCGAGGTGTCGTCCTACCAGCTGGCCTCGACGCGCCTGTTCGCGCCCGACGTGGCGGTGCTGCTCAACATCACGCCCGACCACCTGCACTGGCACGGCTCGTTCGAGGCGTACCGCGACGCGAAGCTCAAACTGCTCGCCAACCTCTCGCAGGTACCGGGCGCCGTGGCCGTGCTCGACGCCGTGAACGACGTCGTGCGCGCCGAGGCGCGCCGCCTGCGCGCGCTGCCGGCGGGCGAGCGCGGCTTCTCCTACGTGCCCGTGGGCACGGCAGCGGGCCTTTCGGGCGACATGCGCGCGGCCTGCGGAAGCGAGAACGCCGCGTTCCTCGCGGCGGACGGCGCCCTCACGGTGGCGCTCGGCGGCGTGGAGCACCTCCTCGCGCGCTCCGACGAGCTGCTGGTGAAGGGCGAGCACAACGCCTCGAACGCGCTCGCCGCCGCCGCCGCCGCGCTCGCGCTCGGCGCGGATGCCGACGCCGTTGCCGAGGCCCTGCGCACGTTCCCCGCGCTCGAGCACCGCATCGAGCCCTGCGGCGAGGTGGGCGGCGCGTGCTGCTACAACGACTCCAAGGCCACGAACGTCGATGCGACGCTCAAGGCGCTCGAGGCCTTCCCGGAGGCGCGCCCCCTCGTGCTGCTCGGCGGCGACGACAAAGGCACCGACCTTAAGCCCCTCGTGGCGGCGACGCATGCCCGCGCCCGCGCGGCCGTGTGCTTCGGCGCGGCCGGCGCGCGCTTCGAGGAGGCGTTCTCCCAGGCGGCCGACCGTGCCCCGGAGGATTTCCGGCTTATGCGCGCCGCGCATCTCGCCGACGCGCTCGACGCGGCGCTCGCCCTCGCGGGCCCGGGCGACGTGGTGCTGCTCTCGCCCGCCTGCGCCTCCTTCGACGAGTTCGGCTCGTTCGAGGAGCGTGGCCGCGCGTTCAAGGAGCTCGTGGCGCGCCGCTCTGCGGGCGCGCGCTAG
- a CDS encoding putative peptidoglycan glycosyltransferase FtsW has translation MAAARMRETPAHIMAPRLIMLLAVLGLVLLGLVMVYSTSSVIALVKAASPDEVNPMADMLAQLRYAGVGAVAAFVIYRFFPPSVWRSNFVYIVWAAALVLLVLTELFGTGEDEWGAKRWLSLGPLSLQASEFAKIALVLVAARLFADMREGLLSVKAFFVQVFVLLLVPVFIILKLQSDLGTAMICVVGVFAVMWLGEVPGRTMAIVAAVVVAVGAIGVLSEPYRLARLMVFMDPWNDGEGGYGTGYQLIHSLYAIAGGGAGGAGLGNSHEKFLYLTQSESDFIFAIVAEELGLWGAAGVIVLFLLLLYAGMRIARSASDNFGTMVAGGLTIMIAFQAFLNIAMVIGWFPVVGKPLPFISSGGSSLIASLMMVGLILSVSRDAAAPDVYDRRRADLRVVRAAPEPPRGGSTRKGRR, from the coding sequence ATGGCCGCCGCGCGCATGCGGGAGACTCCCGCGCACATCATGGCACCCCGCCTCATCATGCTGCTCGCCGTGCTCGGGCTCGTGCTGCTCGGCCTGGTCATGGTGTATTCCACCTCCTCGGTCATCGCGCTCGTGAAGGCCGCCTCGCCCGACGAGGTGAACCCCATGGCCGACATGCTCGCCCAGCTGCGCTACGCCGGGGTGGGGGCGGTTGCAGCGTTCGTCATCTACCGGTTCTTCCCGCCGTCGGTGTGGCGCAGCAACTTCGTCTACATCGTGTGGGCGGCCGCGCTCGTGCTGCTCGTGCTCACCGAGCTGTTCGGTACCGGCGAGGACGAGTGGGGCGCCAAGCGCTGGCTCTCGCTCGGGCCCTTGAGCCTGCAGGCCTCCGAGTTCGCGAAGATCGCGCTCGTGCTGGTGGCGGCGCGCCTGTTCGCGGATATGCGCGAGGGCCTGCTCTCGGTGAAGGCGTTCTTCGTGCAGGTGTTCGTGCTTTTGCTCGTGCCCGTCTTCATCATCCTGAAATTACAGTCCGACCTGGGCACGGCCATGATCTGCGTCGTGGGCGTGTTCGCGGTCATGTGGCTGGGGGAGGTGCCGGGGCGCACCATGGCCATCGTGGCCGCGGTCGTGGTGGCGGTGGGCGCGATCGGCGTGCTGAGCGAGCCGTACCGTCTCGCGCGCCTCATGGTGTTCATGGATCCGTGGAACGACGGCGAAGGCGGCTACGGCACGGGCTACCAGCTCATCCATTCGCTCTACGCCATCGCCGGCGGGGGCGCGGGCGGCGCGGGCCTGGGCAACTCTCACGAGAAGTTTTTGTACCTCACGCAGTCGGAATCGGACTTCATCTTCGCCATCGTGGCCGAGGAGCTGGGGCTTTGGGGCGCGGCGGGCGTCATCGTGCTGTTCCTGCTGCTTCTGTACGCGGGCATGCGCATCGCGCGCTCGGCGTCCGACAACTTCGGGACGATGGTGGCCGGGGGCCTCACCATCATGATCGCGTTCCAGGCCTTCTTGAACATCGCCATGGTGATCGGCTGGTTCCCCGTGGTGGGCAAGCCCTTGCCGTTCATCTCGTCGGGAGGATCCTCGCTCATCGCGTCGCTTATGATGGTGGGCCTCATCCTGTCGGTGTCGCGCGACGCCGCGGCCCCCGACGTCTACGATAGGCGCCGCGCCGACCTGCGGGTCGTGCGCGCCGCGCCCGAGCCGCCGCGCGGCGGCTCGACCCGGAAGGGCAGGAGGTAG
- the murG gene encoding undecaprenyldiphospho-muramoylpentapeptide beta-N-acetylglucosaminyltransferase, with product MLAVLSGGGTAGHINPALALADELAERGWDVRFAGTPTGVEARLVREAGIPFTPFEARGFNRSHPLTLPKALATIQKSTKLARAWFDEIRPDVVVGFGGYVCIPVARAAEQRGIPVVVHEQNSVMGMANKYLARRAAAVCLTYEHAAEALSEAERARTTVTGNPVRRSVFAATRAEGRAAFDVPDDALMLLVTGGSLGARHVNQAVAARKEMLLAHPGLHVVHVTGPKELDAVTEALALPPEEAARWRLLGYTDQMGPAMAAADAIVSRAGATSLAEIAARALPALLVPFPHATEDHQTMNARACVEAGAALMVADAEVDGPAFDEALRTLVEDADARERMAAAARAQKAEDAAALLADAVERAAALSS from the coding sequence ATGTTGGCAGTTCTCTCCGGCGGCGGGACCGCCGGCCATATCAACCCGGCGCTCGCACTGGCCGACGAGCTGGCCGAGCGCGGCTGGGACGTGCGCTTCGCCGGCACGCCGACGGGCGTGGAGGCGCGGCTCGTGCGCGAGGCCGGCATCCCGTTCACGCCGTTCGAGGCGCGCGGCTTCAACCGCAGCCACCCGCTCACGCTGCCGAAGGCCCTGGCCACCATCCAGAAGAGCACGAAACTCGCGCGCGCGTGGTTCGACGAGATCCGCCCCGACGTGGTGGTGGGCTTCGGCGGCTACGTGTGCATCCCCGTGGCGCGCGCGGCCGAGCAGCGCGGCATCCCCGTGGTGGTGCACGAGCAGAACTCGGTCATGGGCATGGCGAACAAGTACCTGGCCCGCCGCGCCGCTGCGGTGTGCCTCACCTACGAGCACGCCGCGGAGGCGCTCTCGGAGGCGGAGCGCGCGCGGACGACGGTGACGGGCAACCCCGTGCGCCGAAGCGTGTTCGCGGCCACGCGCGCCGAGGGCCGCGCCGCCTTCGACGTGCCCGACGACGCGCTCATGCTGCTGGTGACGGGCGGGAGCCTGGGCGCGCGCCACGTGAACCAGGCCGTCGCCGCGCGCAAGGAGATGCTGCTGGCGCATCCCGGCCTGCACGTGGTGCACGTGACGGGCCCGAAGGAGCTCGACGCCGTGACCGAGGCGCTCGCGCTCCCGCCCGAGGAGGCCGCGCGCTGGCGGCTTCTGGGCTACACCGACCAGATGGGCCCGGCCATGGCCGCCGCCGACGCCATCGTCTCGCGTGCCGGCGCCACCTCGCTCGCCGAGATCGCGGCCCGCGCGCTGCCGGCGCTGCTCGTGCCGTTCCCGCATGCGACGGAGGATCACCAGACCATGAACGCGCGCGCCTGCGTGGAGGCGGGGGCGGCCCTCATGGTGGCCGACGCCGAGGTGGACGGCCCCGCGTTCGACGAGGCGCTGCGCACGCTCGTGGAGGACGCGGACGCGCGTGAGAGGATGGCCGCGGCCGCCCGCGCCCAGAAGGCCGAGGACGCCGCCGCGCTGTTGGCCGACGCCGTGGAGCGGGCGGCCGCCCTGTCATCCTGA
- the murC gene encoding UDP-N-acetylmuramate--L-alanine ligase, producing the protein MDTERIEHIHFIGVGGVGMSGIARVAFDQGLHVTGSDLKESRYTKQLKEAGIEVHIGHDPANLPAGDPVVVVSTAILDNNPELIAAKERGLSIWHRAQMLAHLGRGLETLAVAGTHGKTTTSSMLASALDGMGEDPTFLIGGIVRAYGTNAHSGGGRHYVVEADESDKSFTYLSPRAVLVTNVEADHLDHYRDLDEIYEKFSAFIGSVPAEGGVVMACGDDEALVRIAREAGRTMFTYGFGEGCDVRIASYEPHGVGSDFALALPDGREVAARIKQNPGRHNVLNAAGVIGLLWALGYDPQAAADALAGFAGVKRRFDLVGEAAGVTVVDDYAHHPTEIAATIEAASRLGYAHVHVLFQPHRYSRAPLFTEVLKDDFGAAFDAADAVTFMDVYPAGEAPVPGVSGKTFLNVVLDHPGHPEAGYVPRRIEVVPYLASKLQPGDLLITMGAGDVTAIGPQLVDALAEAAR; encoded by the coding sequence ATGGACACAGAGCGCATCGAGCACATTCACTTCATCGGCGTGGGCGGCGTGGGCATGAGCGGCATCGCCCGCGTGGCGTTCGACCAGGGCCTGCACGTGACGGGCTCGGACCTCAAGGAGAGCCGCTACACCAAGCAGCTCAAGGAAGCGGGCATCGAGGTGCATATCGGGCACGACCCGGCGAACCTGCCTGCGGGCGATCCGGTGGTCGTGGTGTCCACCGCCATCCTCGACAACAACCCCGAGCTCATCGCCGCCAAGGAGCGGGGGCTTTCCATCTGGCACCGCGCGCAGATGCTCGCGCACCTGGGCCGCGGCCTCGAGACGCTGGCCGTGGCCGGCACGCACGGCAAGACCACCACGTCCTCGATGCTGGCGAGCGCGCTCGACGGCATGGGGGAGGACCCGACGTTCCTCATCGGTGGCATCGTGCGCGCCTACGGCACGAACGCGCATTCCGGGGGCGGCCGGCACTACGTGGTGGAGGCCGACGAGAGCGACAAGTCGTTCACCTACCTCTCGCCGCGCGCCGTGCTCGTCACCAACGTCGAGGCCGACCATCTGGACCACTACCGCGACCTCGACGAGATCTACGAGAAGTTCTCCGCGTTCATCGGCTCGGTGCCCGCCGAGGGCGGCGTGGTGATGGCCTGCGGCGATGACGAGGCGCTCGTTCGCATCGCGCGCGAGGCGGGGCGCACGATGTTCACCTACGGCTTCGGCGAGGGATGTGACGTCCGCATCGCGTCGTACGAGCCGCACGGCGTGGGCAGCGACTTCGCGCTCGCGCTGCCCGACGGCCGCGAGGTGGCGGCGCGCATCAAGCAGAACCCCGGCCGCCACAACGTGCTGAACGCCGCCGGCGTCATCGGGCTTCTGTGGGCGCTCGGCTACGACCCGCAGGCGGCCGCCGACGCGCTGGCCGGGTTTGCGGGCGTGAAGCGCCGGTTCGACCTGGTGGGCGAGGCCGCCGGCGTCACCGTGGTGGACGACTACGCGCACCATCCCACCGAGATCGCGGCCACTATCGAGGCCGCGTCGCGCCTGGGCTACGCGCATGTGCACGTGCTGTTCCAGCCGCACCGCTACTCGCGCGCGCCGCTGTTCACCGAGGTGCTGAAGGACGACTTCGGCGCCGCCTTCGACGCGGCCGACGCCGTCACGTTCATGGACGTGTACCCGGCCGGCGAGGCTCCGGTGCCGGGCGTGTCGGGCAAGACGTTCCTGAACGTGGTGCTCGACCATCCGGGGCATCCCGAGGCGGGCTACGTGCCGCGCCGCATCGAAGTGGTGCCCTACCTGGCCTCGAAGCTCCAGCCGGGCGACCTGTTGATCACCATGGGCGCGGGCGACGTGACGGCCATCGGCCCGCAGCTGGTCGACGCGCTCGCGGAAGCCGCGCGCTAG
- the murB gene encoding UDP-N-acetylmuramate dehydrogenase, translating into MRARHASALEALLVDDAFDGDVYPNEPMSRHTMYRIGGPARFYVQAASVGALKRVVEACEQTGMPWTATGRGSNLLVADEGYPGVVIALGRDFRTCRYDEEARRFCVGAGVPLSSVVQEAFSRSLSGLEFAVGTPGTVGGALRMNAGTREEWIGSRVASVTTLSPKEGLVRRAGEEVAWGYRESSFRPDEVIVECELSVEPADPFYLRGKMEASHARRKKTQPLGSPSCGSVFRNPEGRSAGELVEGCGLKGRRIGGAQVSEVHANFIVNTGGATARDVMDLIELAQAKVYETYGIELQPEVRFLGFA; encoded by the coding sequence GTGAGAGCCCGCCACGCCTCGGCCCTCGAGGCCCTGCTCGTCGACGACGCCTTCGACGGCGACGTGTACCCCAACGAGCCCATGAGCCGCCACACCATGTACCGCATCGGCGGGCCCGCGCGCTTCTACGTGCAGGCGGCCTCCGTCGGCGCGCTCAAGCGCGTGGTGGAGGCGTGCGAGCAGACGGGCATGCCGTGGACGGCAACCGGCCGCGGGTCGAACCTGCTCGTGGCCGACGAGGGCTATCCCGGCGTGGTCATCGCGCTCGGGCGCGACTTCCGCACCTGCCGCTACGACGAGGAGGCGCGGCGCTTCTGCGTGGGCGCGGGCGTGCCCCTGTCCTCGGTGGTGCAGGAGGCGTTCAGCCGCTCGCTCTCGGGGCTCGAGTTCGCCGTGGGCACGCCGGGCACCGTGGGCGGCGCGCTGCGCATGAACGCGGGCACGCGCGAGGAGTGGATCGGGTCGCGCGTGGCGTCGGTGACCACGCTCTCGCCGAAGGAGGGCCTCGTGCGCCGCGCGGGCGAGGAGGTGGCGTGGGGCTATCGGGAGAGCTCGTTTCGGCCCGACGAGGTGATAGTGGAATGCGAACTTTCCGTAGAGCCGGCCGACCCGTTCTACTTACGCGGTAAGATGGAGGCCTCGCATGCGCGCCGCAAGAAGACGCAGCCGCTCGGCAGCCCTTCGTGCGGGAGCGTGTTCCGCAACCCCGAGGGCCGCTCGGCCGGCGAGCTCGTCGAGGGCTGCGGCCTCAAGGGGCGCCGCATCGGCGGGGCGCAGGTGTCGGAGGTGCATGCGAACTTCATCGTGAACACGGGCGGCGCCACGGCGCGCGACGTGATGGATCTGATCGAGCTGGCCCAGGCGAAGGTGTACGAGACGTATGGCATCGAATTACAACCGGAAGTCCGCTTCCTCGGGTTCGCGTAG
- a CDS encoding FtsQ-type POTRA domain-containing protein codes for MPGGQLPNRRAGQARPPLSSVRVGDLDRAERNARAQRTYRRHLVRIGIVAALLLALVAGGAALYYSDAFAIEEVTVSGVEHLTATEMTELASVPANTTLLRVDAAGIRERLLKDAWVLDVDVKRNFPSTLELAVTERTIAAVVEVPSEDALTVQDWAVASDGMWLMPIPAQDSEAGKKTSPKVYEDAASVLRITEVPYGTAPEVGAYCTDANVNNALSIVANMTTELAGQVRAVAATETESTTLTLESGVEIVFGSAENIRDKERVCLAIMEEHPDVVYINVRVVDRPTWRA; via the coding sequence ATGCCCGGAGGCCAGCTGCCCAACCGCCGCGCCGGCCAGGCCCGCCCGCCGCTGTCGTCGGTGCGCGTGGGCGACCTCGACCGCGCTGAGCGCAACGCCCGCGCCCAGCGCACCTACCGCCGCCACCTCGTGCGCATCGGCATCGTGGCCGCGCTTCTTTTGGCGCTCGTGGCGGGCGGGGCGGCGCTGTACTACTCCGACGCGTTCGCCATCGAGGAGGTGACCGTCTCCGGCGTGGAGCACCTCACGGCCACCGAGATGACCGAGCTGGCCTCCGTGCCCGCCAACACCACCCTTCTGCGCGTGGACGCGGCCGGCATCAGGGAGCGCCTGCTCAAGGACGCCTGGGTGCTCGACGTGGACGTGAAGCGGAACTTCCCGAGCACGCTCGAGCTCGCCGTCACCGAGCGCACCATCGCCGCCGTGGTGGAGGTGCCCTCCGAGGACGCGCTCACCGTGCAGGACTGGGCCGTCGCCTCCGACGGCATGTGGCTCATGCCCATCCCCGCGCAGGATTCCGAGGCGGGCAAGAAGACGAGCCCGAAGGTGTACGAGGACGCGGCCAGCGTGCTGCGCATCACCGAGGTGCCCTACGGCACGGCGCCGGAGGTGGGGGCGTACTGCACCGATGCCAACGTGAACAACGCCCTGTCCATCGTGGCGAACATGACCACCGAGCTGGCGGGCCAGGTGCGCGCCGTGGCGGCCACCGAGACGGAGTCGACCACGCTCACGCTGGAGAGCGGCGTGGAGATCGTGTTCGGCTCGGCCGAGAACATCCGCGACAAGGAACGCGTCTGCCTGGCCATCATGGAGGAGCACCCCGACGTGGTCTACATCAACGTCCGCGTGGTAGACCGCCCCACCTGGCGCGCATGA
- the loaP gene encoding antiterminator LoaP produces the protein MPASVGWHVLQVAPGQERSMAERVASLAGPDLLRECFPLSCQLLKKQQGAWRLVTEVMFPGYVFLATGDIDAVRERLKLSTSFARLLGAGDAIFSLTPEEAAFVSEFGGANHVVGMSEGVIEDGRTVVRSGPLRGREGLIRKIDRHKRAAYLDVGLLDQARVRVGLEITRKT, from the coding sequence ATGCCCGCATCGGTGGGCTGGCACGTGCTGCAGGTGGCGCCCGGCCAAGAGCGCTCGATGGCCGAGCGCGTGGCGAGCCTCGCCGGGCCGGACCTTCTGCGCGAGTGCTTCCCTCTGAGCTGCCAGCTGCTCAAGAAGCAGCAGGGCGCGTGGCGCCTCGTCACCGAGGTCATGTTTCCCGGCTACGTGTTCCTGGCCACGGGCGACATCGACGCCGTGCGCGAGCGCCTGAAGCTGTCCACCTCCTTCGCGCGCCTTCTGGGCGCGGGCGACGCCATCTTCTCTTTGACGCCCGAGGAGGCGGCCTTCGTCTCCGAGTTCGGGGGCGCAAACCACGTGGTGGGCATGTCCGAGGGTGTGATCGAGGACGGGCGCACCGTGGTGCGCAGCGGCCCCTTGCGGGGGAGGGAGGGCCTCATCCGCAAGATCGACCGGCACAAGCGGGCGGCGTATCTTGACGTGGGGCTGCTCGACCAGGCGCGGGTGCGGGTGGGGCTCGAGATCACCAGGAAGACGTGA
- the loaP gene encoding antiterminator LoaP, which translates to MWYVVQTMAGREFVVQRQIEQIASDDVLDECFVPQYEVQKHLRGEWRTCTAVLFPGYLIVVSDRIAELQAQLKQIPQFASVLNNDGTFIPLEPHEVAWIDAFTEKDHRVIGMSEGVIEGDQIVVLKGPLVNRTGWIRKINRRKRTAYLEIEMFGRTIQTKIGLGIVRKR; encoded by the coding sequence ATGTGGTACGTGGTGCAGACGATGGCTGGACGCGAGTTCGTCGTCCAGCGGCAGATCGAGCAGATCGCGAGCGATGACGTGCTCGATGAATGCTTCGTCCCCCAATACGAGGTGCAGAAGCACCTGCGCGGCGAGTGGCGCACCTGCACCGCCGTGCTGTTCCCCGGCTACCTGATCGTGGTGAGCGATCGCATCGCCGAGCTGCAGGCGCAGCTGAAGCAGATCCCCCAGTTCGCGAGCGTCTTGAACAACGACGGCACGTTCATTCCCCTGGAGCCGCACGAGGTGGCCTGGATCGACGCGTTCACCGAGAAGGACCACCGCGTGATCGGCATGTCGGAAGGTGTGATAGAAGGCGACCAGATCGTCGTGCTGAAAGGCCCGCTGGTGAACCGCACGGGCTGGATCAGGAAGATCAACCGCCGCAAGCGCACCGCGTATCTGGAGATCGAGATGTTCGGCAGGACGATCCAAACCAAGATCGGCCTGGGGATAGTAAGAAAGCGATAA
- a CDS encoding sugar transferase, producing MEDALDNEIEMDDVRRPDRAAGAPSCHPERSAQRGVEGSRAASAEDGRTSPRLAYRFLKRAFDIVFSLLVVSVAVILWPLAIAVFIAIAVQTKGSPIYLQERVGRYGKPLRILKLRTMVSDSDDVEKHLNAEQLEQWKRERKVDNDPRIVPVGSFLRRTSLDEMPQFLNVLTGSMSVVGVRPVVAEELVSYGDDVTEFLSLKPGITGWWQVQARNDATYEDGSRQELELYYVRNASLALDIRIFVETFGAMFGKNRNGL from the coding sequence ATGGAAGACGCACTTGACAACGAAATAGAGATGGACGATGTTCGTCGCCCTGATCGGGCGGCAGGTGCCCCCTCCTGTCATCCTGAGCGCAGCGCGCAGCGCGGAGTCGAAGGATCCCGTGCGGCGTCAGCCGAAGACGGACGAACCTCGCCTCGCCTCGCGTACCGCTTCCTGAAGCGTGCCTTCGACATCGTTTTCAGCCTGCTGGTTGTTTCGGTAGCTGTCATTTTGTGGCCGTTAGCAATTGCGGTCTTTATCGCTATCGCGGTTCAGACCAAAGGCAGTCCGATTTACCTGCAAGAACGCGTAGGGCGCTATGGCAAGCCTTTGAGGATTCTGAAACTGCGCACCATGGTGTCCGATAGCGACGACGTTGAAAAGCACTTGAATGCTGAGCAGCTGGAGCAATGGAAGCGCGAGCGCAAGGTGGACAATGATCCGCGCATCGTTCCCGTGGGGTCGTTTCTTAGAAGAACGTCGCTTGACGAAATGCCCCAGTTTCTCAACGTTTTGACGGGGTCGATGAGTGTCGTCGGGGTCCGGCCCGTGGTCGCCGAAGAACTCGTCTCGTATGGTGACGACGTTACGGAGTTTCTCTCGCTGAAGCCCGGGATTACCGGATGGTGGCAAGTTCAGGCAAGGAACGATGCGACTTACGAGGACGGCAGCCGTCAAGAGTTGGAACTATATTACGTGCGAAACGCGAGTCTCGCTCTTGACATCCGCATCTTCGTTGAAACCTTTGGTGCCATGTTTGGCAAGAACAGGAACGGGCTATGA
- the rffA gene encoding dTDP-4-amino-4,6-dideoxygalactose transaminase, whose translation MIPFNIPPLVGDEIRYVRAAIEDNRKIGGDGPFTKKCSEWLQRRFGSDKVLLTTSGTSALEMAALLCDLKPGDEVILSSFTFTSTATAFVLAGASLVFVDVRPDTMNIDETKIEAAITDRTRVIVPVHYAGVACEMDAIMDIAHRHGLLVVEDAAQAVLATYKGRALGTIGDFGCYSFHETKNYSMGEGGAISVNNPAYIGRAEIIREKGTNRAQFFRGQVAKYNWVDLGSSYLPSELNAAYLWAQLERADEINKNRLAVWHRYNEAFAPLASQGLVALPTVPDGCEHNAHMYYLKFADLAERTAFIQFMKDCGVSCVFHYVPLHSAPAGERFGRFCGEDEYTTPDSDRLVRLPMYYGMADEDLKYVIACVKKFFNEKIQA comes from the coding sequence ATGATTCCATTCAATATTCCCCCCCTTGTTGGGGATGAGATTAGATATGTAAGAGCGGCCATTGAAGACAATAGAAAGATTGGCGGAGATGGGCCGTTTACGAAGAAGTGCAGCGAGTGGCTTCAGCGTCGTTTTGGGTCGGATAAGGTCTTGCTGACCACAAGTGGTACCAGCGCGCTTGAAATGGCGGCCTTATTGTGCGACTTGAAGCCTGGCGACGAAGTCATACTGTCGTCGTTCACGTTCACTTCTACCGCGACCGCATTCGTGCTTGCCGGCGCCTCTCTCGTGTTTGTGGATGTTCGTCCGGACACGATGAACATCGATGAAACGAAGATCGAGGCTGCGATTACAGATCGCACCCGAGTTATTGTTCCCGTCCACTATGCGGGTGTCGCTTGTGAGATGGACGCCATTATGGACATAGCGCATCGTCATGGATTGTTGGTCGTCGAGGACGCTGCACAGGCGGTTCTCGCCACCTACAAAGGGCGTGCTTTGGGGACTATTGGCGACTTTGGCTGCTATAGCTTTCATGAAACCAAGAATTACTCGATGGGCGAAGGCGGGGCGATTTCCGTCAACAATCCCGCTTATATCGGCCGCGCCGAGATTATCCGCGAGAAGGGGACTAATCGGGCTCAGTTCTTCCGAGGGCAGGTAGCTAAGTACAACTGGGTTGATCTCGGATCGAGCTACCTTCCTTCGGAGCTGAATGCTGCTTACCTCTGGGCTCAGCTTGAACGTGCGGACGAAATCAACAAGAACCGCCTAGCGGTGTGGCATCGCTATAACGAGGCATTCGCTCCTCTCGCCTCGCAGGGCCTTGTGGCTCTTCCGACTGTTCCCGATGGTTGCGAGCATAATGCCCACATGTATTACCTGAAATTTGCTGACCTGGCCGAACGCACAGCTTTTATCCAATTTATGAAGGATTGCGGCGTCAGCTGTGTCTTCCACTATGTTCCATTGCATTCTGCGCCTGCTGGTGAACGTTTCGGTCGCTTCTGCGGCGAGGATGAATACACCACGCCTGATTCTGATCGCCTTGTGCGTCTGCCTATGTACTACGGCATGGCTGACGAGGATTTGAAGTACGTAATCGCGTGCGTCAAGAAATTCTTCAACGAGAAGATTCAGGCTTAG